In Stigmatella aurantiaca, one DNA window encodes the following:
- a CDS encoding PE-PPE domain-containing protein: MGVDKVGGGGSSSGASSSRPSVSESKPASTATPPASSTPAPQPPDAVRTSTPVQGWSGQSGFDVAPANGVSPNVAAAGANLRAAAQSGSTATEPPIPSNTGTVEVRGNTMTDAEKAAAGALRIDSAAPASTYDGMYVGADGYAYPPEKFDVTQVPPFEPSNPVASPTPTTYFTNGINTPPAGAISAAQDLANHTGTNVVPIYNATEGQNNDVLQTGQDRINWGDNKAVNTLANAISADLEAGRKVNVVGYSQGGAIVSHALNRVDQRIIDSQGGWTSNLPVFGNGNREAREQILSNVNVVGIAGAGKNFPAGPQYNFYVNQQDPVPNWLGVHEPNGTPDNVINVITGTSPLAWVINGGGAGFNAPGAQIHTFNDPAQGWPSNHGLDTYFRHIQTQ, translated from the coding sequence ATGGGTGTCGACAAGGTCGGTGGTGGCGGTTCCAGCAGCGGCGCTTCGAGCAGCAGGCCCAGTGTCTCCGAGAGCAAGCCCGCTTCGACGGCCACGCCTCCGGCGTCCTCCACGCCCGCCCCCCAGCCTCCCGATGCCGTCCGCACGTCCACCCCCGTCCAGGGGTGGTCCGGCCAGAGCGGCTTCGATGTGGCCCCGGCCAACGGGGTGTCCCCGAACGTTGCCGCCGCGGGGGCCAACCTGCGCGCTGCCGCCCAGTCAGGCTCGACCGCCACGGAGCCGCCCATTCCCAGCAACACGGGCACCGTGGAGGTGCGGGGCAACACGATGACCGATGCGGAGAAGGCCGCGGCCGGTGCGTTGAGGATTGATTCCGCCGCGCCTGCCAGCACGTATGACGGCATGTACGTTGGCGCGGATGGCTACGCGTATCCGCCCGAGAAGTTCGACGTGACGCAGGTGCCGCCCTTCGAGCCCTCGAATCCCGTCGCGAGCCCGACGCCCACCACGTACTTCACCAACGGCATCAACACCCCTCCGGCGGGGGCGATCTCCGCGGCGCAGGATCTCGCGAACCACACGGGCACCAACGTGGTGCCCATCTACAACGCCACCGAGGGCCAGAACAACGACGTCCTCCAGACGGGGCAGGACCGCATCAACTGGGGTGACAACAAGGCCGTGAACACGCTGGCCAACGCCATCTCCGCGGACCTCGAGGCCGGGCGGAAGGTGAACGTGGTGGGCTACAGCCAGGGCGGCGCCATCGTCTCGCATGCCCTCAACCGGGTGGACCAGCGGATCATCGATTCCCAGGGGGGCTGGACGAGCAACCTTCCCGTGTTCGGGAACGGGAACCGCGAGGCGCGCGAGCAGATCCTGAGCAACGTCAACGTGGTGGGCATCGCGGGCGCGGGCAAGAACTTCCCGGCGGGGCCGCAGTACAACTTCTACGTGAACCAGCAGGATCCGGTCCCCAACTGGCTCGGCGTGCACGAGCCCAACGGCACTCCGGACAACGTCATCAATGTGATCACGGGAACCTCCCCGCTGGCGTGGGTCATCAACGGGGGTGGGGCGGGCTTCAACGCCCCGGGGGCTCAGATCCACACCTTCAACGATCCGGCCCAGGGGTGGCCCAGCAACCACGGACTCGACACCTACTTCCGGCACATCCAGACGCAGTAG
- a CDS encoding hydroxymethylglutaryl-CoA lyase: MDSNEHPRARIGGWLGGLPQRVDVYEVGPRDGLQNELRTLPTRDKARLVEALVAAGEKRIEVTSFVSPKWIPQLSDAEELLRLVGRKPGVVFSALVPNLKGLQRAREAGLQEAAVFISASEAHSKKNINKSIAEALEASREVATAAAQMGMRVRGYLSTVWGCPYEGEVPVERVVDICRRLVDMGLYQLSLGDTIGVGTPRQTEEILSALLKYIPLEKLALHLHDTRGTALANALVGLSAGITTFDASIGGLGGCPYAPGAAGNLATEDAVFMFQGMGVETGINLDRLVEAGELAQELIGRKLAGKFLQAALGEREKKASRRART; encoded by the coding sequence GTGGATTCGAACGAACATCCCAGAGCGCGTATAGGCGGCTGGCTCGGGGGCCTCCCCCAGCGGGTCGACGTGTACGAGGTCGGCCCGCGGGACGGCTTGCAGAACGAGCTGCGCACGCTGCCCACCCGCGACAAGGCGCGCCTGGTGGAGGCGCTGGTCGCCGCGGGCGAGAAGCGCATCGAGGTGACGTCGTTCGTCTCCCCGAAGTGGATTCCCCAGCTCTCGGACGCGGAGGAGCTGCTGCGCCTGGTCGGCCGCAAGCCAGGCGTGGTGTTCTCCGCGCTGGTGCCGAACCTCAAGGGGCTGCAGCGCGCGCGGGAGGCGGGCCTGCAGGAGGCGGCCGTCTTCATCTCGGCGTCCGAGGCTCACTCCAAGAAGAACATCAACAAGAGCATCGCCGAGGCGCTGGAGGCCTCGCGCGAGGTGGCCACGGCGGCGGCCCAGATGGGCATGCGCGTGCGCGGCTACCTGTCCACGGTGTGGGGCTGCCCGTACGAGGGCGAGGTGCCCGTGGAGCGGGTGGTGGACATCTGCCGCCGGCTCGTGGACATGGGGCTCTACCAGCTGAGCCTGGGGGACACGATTGGCGTGGGGACACCGCGCCAGACGGAGGAGATCCTCTCGGCGCTCTTGAAGTACATCCCGCTGGAGAAGCTGGCGCTGCACCTGCACGACACGCGGGGCACGGCGCTGGCGAACGCGCTGGTGGGGCTGTCGGCGGGGATTACGACGTTCGACGCCAGCATCGGCGGGCTGGGCGGGTGCCCCTATGCGCCGGGAGCGGCGGGCAACCTGGCCACGGAGGATGCGGTCTTCATGTTCCAGGGCATGGGCGTGGAGACGGGCATCAACCTGGACCGGCTCGTGGAGGCAGGCGAGCTGGCGCAGGAGCTGATTGGCCGGAAGCTGGCGGGCAAGTTCCTCCAGGCGGCGCTGGGCGAGCGCGAGAAGAAGGCGTCGCGCCGGGCCCGGACGTAG
- a CDS encoding cobalamin B12-binding domain-containing protein, which translates to MAERKLRILVAKPGLDGHDRGAKIIARALRDAGMEVIYTGLHQTPEMIVNAAIQEDVDAIGMSIMSGAHMTLFPAVIDLLKTSKAEDIRVFGGGIIPDDDIPKLKGLGVTEIFTPGSSTQDIVQWIRTNIPERV; encoded by the coding sequence ATGGCTGAGAGGAAGCTACGAATTCTGGTGGCCAAACCGGGCCTGGATGGGCACGACCGGGGGGCGAAGATCATCGCCCGGGCCTTGCGCGACGCGGGCATGGAGGTCATCTACACGGGGCTGCATCAGACGCCCGAGATGATCGTCAACGCCGCCATCCAGGAAGACGTCGACGCGATCGGCATGTCCATCATGTCCGGTGCGCACATGACGCTCTTTCCCGCCGTCATCGACTTGCTCAAGACGAGCAAGGCCGAGGACATCCGCGTTTTTGGTGGCGGCATCATCCCGGACGACGACATACCTAAGCTGAAGGGTTTGGGAGTGACGGAGATCTTCACCCCCGGAAGCTCGACGCAGGACATCGTCCAGTGGATTCGAACGAACATCCCAGAGCGCGTATAG
- a CDS encoding class I SAM-dependent methyltransferase: MSFFGELYVRSTLPFLSPEVTAREVAYLERCFAGLPPSGPVVDLGCGHGRHAAPLNTAGVLAGRVVGLERDAYSLAHRLPGFPALEGDLRALPFPDASLAGAYAWYSTLFAFSEAEHRIILREVTRCLRPGALLVFQTVPYERLLEQPSASFQRQLPDGSRLEEESRFEPATGRDHGQRRLITPEGRVLSGTYAIRYYPLAELIQLLESTGLSTKWVHGGLEGEPLTPASTDLIMGAELRHG, translated from the coding sequence GTGAGCTTCTTCGGCGAGCTGTATGTGCGCAGCACGCTGCCGTTTCTCTCGCCGGAGGTGACGGCGCGGGAGGTGGCCTACTTGGAGCGCTGCTTCGCGGGCCTGCCACCCTCGGGGCCCGTGGTGGACCTGGGGTGCGGCCATGGGCGCCATGCCGCCCCGCTCAACACCGCGGGCGTGCTGGCGGGCCGGGTGGTGGGGCTGGAGCGCGACGCCTACTCGCTGGCGCACCGGCTCCCCGGCTTCCCGGCACTGGAGGGGGACCTGCGGGCCCTTCCTTTCCCGGACGCCTCCCTGGCGGGGGCCTATGCCTGGTACTCGACGCTGTTCGCCTTCTCGGAGGCAGAACATCGCATCATCCTCCGGGAGGTGACGCGGTGCCTTCGTCCGGGTGCGTTATTGGTGTTTCAGACGGTGCCCTACGAGCGGCTCCTGGAACAGCCCAGTGCGTCATTTCAGAGGCAACTGCCGGATGGCAGCCGTCTGGAGGAGGAGAGCCGCTTCGAGCCCGCCACGGGCAGGGACCACGGGCAGCGGCGGCTCATCACCCCGGAGGGCCGAGTCCTTTCAGGGACATATGCCATCCGGTACTATCCGCTTGCGGAATTGATCCAACTGTTGGAATCGACAGGCCTCTCGACGAAGTGGGTGCATGGCGGGCTGGAGGGCGAGCCGCTGACACCTGCCTCCACGGACCTCATCATGGGAGCAGAGCTGCGACATGGCTGA
- a CDS encoding acyl-CoA mutase large subunit family protein, with the protein MPARTPSKTVARSVSSKSSSKSSKKPAPKRPSASRPAKLAKGARKVAAKAVKAAVKAVKKVAPRKKAPAAARSYDAGAVKAAAKATQKWATEELAQVTGKMPLRRKVFTTDSGIPIPDVMSLLDRKDEQAERIGLPGQFPFTRGPQPTMYRGRLWTMRMFAGFGTPADTNQRFKYLIGQGMTGLSTAFDMPALMGYDADHPMSRGEVGKEGVSASSLKDFEVLFDGIQLDKVTTSMTINASAIVALCMYIAVAEKQGIPMSKLGGTIQNDMLKEYIAQKEWIVAPRPAVRIVTDMIEFCTKHMPKWYPVSISGYHIREAGATAVQELAFTLADGIGYVEECVKRGLDVDAFAPQLSFFWDVHNDFFEEIAKFRAARRIWANVMRYRFGAKNPRSWQLKTHAQTAGVSLTAQQPYNNVVRTSLQAMAAVLGGTQSLHTNSLDETYALPTEETATIALRTQQLIAHESGVDRVVDPLAGSYYVEYLTDEMEKRAMEYIRRIDEMGGIIRAVEEQYPQKEIGESAYRFQREVEQGDRLIVGVNAFKSEKATPISLLHIADKVEQEQKARLAQVKAERDNEAVRVALGKVEAAARGSDNLMPPVLEAVKVYATLGEICDVFRNVWGAYREGGAF; encoded by the coding sequence ATGCCTGCGCGAACCCCGTCCAAAACCGTCGCTCGCTCCGTCTCCTCGAAGTCCTCGTCCAAGTCCTCGAAGAAGCCCGCGCCGAAGCGGCCTTCCGCCTCCCGCCCGGCGAAGCTCGCCAAGGGCGCGCGCAAGGTGGCGGCCAAGGCCGTGAAGGCCGCCGTGAAGGCCGTGAAGAAGGTGGCGCCCCGCAAGAAGGCCCCCGCCGCGGCCCGCTCCTATGATGCCGGGGCGGTGAAGGCCGCGGCGAAGGCCACGCAGAAGTGGGCCACGGAGGAGCTCGCCCAGGTGACGGGCAAGATGCCCCTGCGGCGCAAGGTGTTCACCACGGACTCGGGCATCCCCATTCCGGATGTCATGTCGCTGCTGGACCGCAAGGACGAGCAGGCCGAGCGCATTGGCCTGCCGGGACAGTTCCCCTTCACGCGCGGCCCCCAGCCCACCATGTACCGGGGGCGCCTGTGGACCATGCGCATGTTCGCCGGCTTCGGGACGCCCGCGGACACCAACCAGCGCTTCAAGTACCTCATCGGCCAGGGCATGACGGGCCTGTCCACCGCCTTCGACATGCCGGCGCTGATGGGCTACGACGCCGACCACCCGATGAGCCGCGGCGAGGTGGGCAAGGAGGGCGTATCCGCCTCCTCGCTGAAGGACTTCGAGGTCCTCTTCGACGGGATTCAGCTCGACAAGGTCACCACCTCGATGACCATCAACGCCAGCGCCATCGTGGCGCTGTGCATGTACATCGCGGTGGCCGAGAAGCAGGGCATTCCGATGTCGAAGCTGGGTGGCACCATCCAGAACGACATGCTCAAGGAGTACATCGCGCAGAAGGAGTGGATCGTCGCTCCGCGGCCTGCCGTGCGCATCGTCACGGACATGATCGAGTTCTGCACGAAGCACATGCCCAAGTGGTACCCGGTGTCGATCAGCGGCTACCACATCCGCGAGGCCGGGGCGACGGCGGTGCAGGAGCTGGCCTTCACGCTCGCCGACGGCATCGGCTACGTGGAGGAGTGCGTGAAGCGCGGGCTGGACGTGGACGCCTTCGCCCCCCAGCTCTCCTTCTTCTGGGACGTGCACAACGACTTCTTCGAGGAGATCGCCAAGTTCCGCGCCGCGCGCCGCATCTGGGCGAACGTCATGCGCTACCGCTTCGGGGCGAAGAACCCGCGCTCCTGGCAGCTCAAGACGCACGCGCAGACGGCCGGCGTGTCGCTCACCGCACAGCAGCCCTACAACAACGTGGTGCGCACCTCGCTCCAGGCCATGGCCGCGGTGCTCGGCGGCACGCAGTCCTTGCACACCAACTCGCTGGACGAGACGTACGCGCTGCCCACCGAGGAGACGGCGACGATCGCGCTGCGCACCCAGCAGCTCATCGCGCACGAGTCCGGCGTGGACCGGGTGGTGGATCCGCTCGCGGGCAGCTACTACGTGGAGTACCTCACCGACGAGATGGAGAAGCGGGCGATGGAGTACATCCGCCGCATCGACGAGATGGGCGGCATCATCCGCGCGGTGGAGGAGCAGTACCCGCAGAAGGAGATCGGCGAGAGCGCCTACCGCTTCCAGCGCGAGGTGGAGCAGGGCGACCGGCTCATCGTCGGCGTCAACGCGTTCAAGTCGGAAAAGGCCACGCCCATCTCGCTGCTGCACATCGCCGACAAGGTGGAGCAGGAGCAGAAGGCGCGCCTGGCGCAGGTGAAGGCCGAGCGCGACAACGAGGCGGTGCGGGTGGCGCTGGGCAAGGTGGAGGCCGCGGCGCGCGGCTCGGACAACCTCATGCCGCCGGTGCTCGAGGCGGTGAAGGTGTACGCCACGCTCGGGGAGATCTGCGACGTGTTCCGCAACGTGTGGGGCGCCTACCGCGAGGGTGGCGCGTTCTAG
- a CDS encoding aminotransferase class I/II-fold pyridoxal phosphate-dependent enzyme, whose translation MSRSHLAGRVSGLGTTVFSEFSALAARHGAVNLGQGFPDFDGPDEVKEAAWRAIRDGTNQYAPSMGARELRVAIAEHAARFYGQQVDPDTMVTVTSGATEALLDAILGLVDPGDEVIVFEPFYDSYVANLAFVGATPRFVPLRPPDAHHAAWWFDGAELEAAFGPRTRLLILNTPHNPTGKVFTREELERIGALCERHGVTVLSDEVYEHIVFAPARHVRPSTVPVLAGRTVTVSSMGKTFSLTGWKIGWIIAPPPLRDAVQRAHQFVTFATASPFQAATAVALRMPDAYFQTLEADYRVRRELLLSGLREAGLEAQAPEGSYFILADISQQGFPDDVAFCRHLVTQGGVAAIPPSVFYSVEHRHLGQGFARFAFCKTHGVLQEAARRLREGLSKPR comes from the coding sequence ATGAGCCGCTCGCACCTTGCCGGCCGTGTCTCTGGTTTGGGCACCACGGTGTTCTCGGAGTTCAGCGCCCTGGCCGCGCGCCACGGCGCGGTGAACCTGGGGCAGGGGTTCCCGGACTTCGATGGGCCGGACGAGGTGAAGGAGGCCGCGTGGCGCGCCATCCGCGACGGCACCAACCAGTACGCCCCGAGCATGGGGGCGCGGGAGCTGCGGGTGGCCATCGCCGAGCATGCGGCGCGCTTCTATGGCCAGCAGGTGGATCCGGACACCATGGTCACCGTCACGAGCGGGGCCACCGAGGCCCTGCTGGATGCCATCCTGGGGCTGGTGGATCCGGGCGACGAGGTGATCGTCTTCGAGCCCTTCTACGATTCCTATGTCGCGAACCTCGCGTTCGTGGGGGCCACGCCGCGCTTCGTGCCGCTGCGGCCCCCGGATGCGCACCACGCCGCGTGGTGGTTCGATGGGGCGGAGCTGGAGGCGGCCTTCGGCCCCCGGACGCGGCTGCTCATCCTCAACACCCCGCACAACCCCACCGGCAAGGTGTTCACCCGTGAGGAACTGGAGCGCATCGGCGCCCTGTGCGAGCGGCATGGGGTGACGGTGCTCTCCGACGAGGTGTACGAGCACATCGTGTTCGCCCCCGCGCGGCACGTGCGCCCCTCCACCGTGCCGGTGCTGGCCGGCCGCACCGTCACCGTGAGCAGCATGGGCAAGACGTTCAGCCTCACCGGGTGGAAGATCGGCTGGATCATCGCCCCTCCGCCGCTGCGTGACGCGGTGCAGCGCGCACACCAGTTCGTCACGTTCGCCACCGCCTCGCCCTTCCAGGCGGCCACCGCGGTGGCGCTGCGGATGCCGGACGCCTACTTCCAGACGCTGGAGGCGGACTACCGGGTGCGGCGGGAGCTGCTGCTGAGCGGCCTGCGCGAGGCGGGGCTCGAGGCGCAGGCGCCCGAGGGCAGCTACTTCATCCTCGCGGATATTTCCCAGCAGGGCTTCCCGGACGATGTCGCCTTCTGCCGCCACCTGGTGACGCAGGGCGGCGTGGCCGCCATTCCTCCAAGTGTCTTTTATTCCGTGGAGCACCGGCACCTGGGACAGGGCTTCGCGCGCTTCGCGTTTTGCAAGACACACGGGGTACTCCAGGAAGCGGCGCGCCGGCTGCGTGAGGGGCTCTCGAAGCCTCGCTGA
- a CDS encoding aminotransferase class I/II-fold pyridoxal phosphate-dependent enzyme, producing the protein MSDVFDKCRSWKDYRIAKAAGLYPYFRSIEASHGATEVEIEGRRVIMVGSNNYLGLSADPRVKEAAIRAVEKFGTTCSGSRLLNGTLALHEELEARLAKFLNRESALVISTGFQTNLALSAILGRHDIVFSDRQNHASLVDGIRLGFATERKFRHNDLEHLEQLLAAAEPNAGKIIVTDGVFSMEGDLCNLPRLVELAKRYNARLMTDDAHSMGVLGAHGRGVSEYFGLEAETDLVMGTFSKSFASLGGVLAGPFEVINYMRHKARPVIFSASMTPASVAAALKALEIIEAEPERRARLLDIAEKMHNGFRAMGFDTGVSVTPVVPVHIGDQVKCFRFWKALHEAGVFANPVIPPAVEAGHALIRTSYMATHTDAQLDQVLDTFEKIGRRLNVIPETRPTVYEPVQIARPGSGVRANKASEKWAAGSAGQLVNPNGFSLDQLSRMSSREVAGKLFDAVEHLTWRAANFQPEDLRKLSGASRRLWKKRGELPGLLLEKSAHFFMKNGHDHNGAPVERN; encoded by the coding sequence ATGAGTGACGTCTTCGACAAGTGCCGCAGTTGGAAGGACTACCGCATCGCGAAGGCCGCGGGCCTCTACCCCTACTTCCGCTCCATCGAGGCCTCGCACGGAGCCACCGAGGTGGAGATCGAAGGGCGCCGCGTCATCATGGTGGGTTCGAACAACTACCTGGGCTTGTCGGCGGACCCGCGGGTGAAGGAAGCGGCCATCCGCGCGGTGGAGAAGTTCGGCACCACGTGCTCGGGCTCCCGCCTGCTCAACGGCACCCTGGCGCTGCACGAGGAGCTGGAGGCCCGGCTGGCCAAGTTCCTCAACCGCGAGTCCGCGCTCGTCATCTCCACCGGCTTCCAGACGAACCTGGCCCTGTCGGCCATCCTGGGCCGGCACGACATCGTCTTCAGCGACCGGCAGAACCACGCCTCGCTGGTGGACGGCATCCGGCTGGGCTTCGCCACCGAGCGCAAGTTCCGCCACAATGATCTGGAGCACCTGGAGCAGCTGCTGGCCGCGGCCGAGCCGAACGCCGGGAAGATCATCGTCACCGACGGCGTGTTCTCCATGGAGGGGGACCTCTGCAACCTGCCCCGCCTGGTGGAGCTGGCCAAGCGCTACAACGCGCGGCTGATGACGGACGATGCGCACTCCATGGGCGTGCTGGGAGCCCACGGGCGCGGCGTGTCCGAGTACTTCGGGCTGGAGGCGGAGACGGACCTGGTGATGGGCACGTTCTCCAAGAGCTTCGCCTCGCTGGGCGGCGTGCTCGCGGGCCCCTTCGAGGTCATCAACTACATGCGCCACAAGGCGCGCCCGGTCATCTTCTCGGCATCCATGACGCCGGCCTCCGTGGCCGCGGCGCTCAAGGCGCTGGAGATCATCGAGGCGGAGCCGGAGCGCCGCGCGCGGCTGCTGGACATCGCGGAGAAGATGCACAACGGCTTCCGCGCCATGGGCTTCGACACGGGCGTGTCCGTGACGCCGGTGGTGCCGGTGCACATCGGGGATCAGGTGAAGTGCTTCCGCTTCTGGAAGGCGCTGCACGAGGCGGGCGTGTTCGCCAACCCCGTCATCCCCCCGGCGGTGGAGGCGGGCCACGCGCTCATCCGCACCAGCTACATGGCCACGCACACGGACGCGCAGCTCGATCAGGTGCTCGACACCTTCGAGAAGATCGGCCGGCGCCTGAACGTCATCCCCGAGACGCGGCCCACGGTGTACGAGCCGGTGCAGATCGCCCGGCCCGGCTCGGGCGTGCGCGCCAACAAGGCCTCGGAGAAGTGGGCGGCGGGCTCCGCGGGCCAGCTGGTGAACCCCAACGGCTTCTCGCTGGATCAGCTCTCGCGCATGTCCTCGCGCGAGGTGGCCGGCAAGCTCTTCGACGCGGTGGAGCACCTGACGTGGCGCGCCGCCAACTTCCAGCCGGAGGATCTGCGCAAGCTGAGCGGGGCCTCGCGGCGGCTGTGGAAGAAGCGCGGCGAGCTGCCCGGGCTGCTGCTGGAGAAGAGCGCGCACTTCTTCATGAAGAACGGGCACGACCACAACGGCGCCCCGGTGGAAAGGAACTAG
- a CDS encoding N-acetyltransferase, with the protein MALSAEAAAAPALPPVPAGVTVSPVRNSADKTAFIRLPYSLYRGDANWVPPLEMERRDFLDPRKNPFLEFGEVVLFLARRGKDVVGRIAAVKDPRFNEFQGTNYGFFGLFECVNDAGVARALFDAASQWLKAQGFTSVLGPMNFSGNQELGLLVDGFGTPPALMTTYNPPYYAQIIEACRFTKAKDLWSFELSSSAEPPEKVVRIAEKIRQREGITVRHVDMKRLNEEISRLKTIYNSAWEKNWGFVPMTEREFDHLAREMKQIVRPELVLIAEVKGEPVAFSITLPDGNEAIKAAGGRLTTFGLPVGLVKMLLAMRKIRRLRLITLGIKEGYRRRGIDAIMYLDTLRTARRLGYEGGEISWTLEDNHLVNRAIESMGGQRSKTHRIYQRPL; encoded by the coding sequence ATGGCCCTGTCCGCCGAAGCGGCCGCCGCCCCTGCCCTGCCCCCCGTGCCCGCCGGCGTGACGGTGAGCCCCGTGCGGAACAGCGCGGACAAGACGGCCTTCATCCGCCTGCCCTACTCCCTCTACCGGGGGGATGCGAACTGGGTTCCCCCGCTGGAGATGGAGCGGCGGGACTTCCTGGATCCGCGCAAGAACCCCTTCCTCGAGTTCGGCGAGGTGGTGCTGTTCCTCGCCCGGCGCGGCAAGGACGTGGTGGGCCGCATCGCGGCGGTGAAGGACCCGCGCTTCAACGAGTTCCAGGGCACCAACTACGGGTTCTTCGGCCTGTTCGAGTGCGTGAATGACGCCGGGGTGGCCCGGGCCCTGTTCGACGCCGCCTCCCAGTGGCTCAAGGCCCAGGGCTTCACCTCGGTGCTCGGGCCGATGAACTTCTCCGGCAACCAGGAGCTGGGCCTGCTGGTGGACGGCTTCGGCACGCCGCCGGCGCTGATGACGACGTACAACCCGCCCTACTACGCGCAGATCATCGAGGCGTGCAGGTTCACCAAGGCGAAGGATCTCTGGTCGTTCGAGCTGTCCTCCTCGGCCGAGCCACCCGAGAAGGTGGTGCGCATCGCGGAGAAGATCCGCCAGCGTGAGGGCATCACCGTCCGGCACGTGGACATGAAGCGCCTCAACGAGGAGATCTCCCGCCTCAAGACCATCTACAACTCGGCCTGGGAGAAGAACTGGGGCTTCGTCCCCATGACGGAGCGCGAGTTCGATCACCTGGCCCGGGAGATGAAGCAGATCGTCCGGCCGGAGCTGGTGCTCATCGCCGAGGTGAAGGGCGAGCCCGTCGCCTTCTCCATCACGCTTCCGGATGGCAACGAGGCCATCAAGGCGGCCGGGGGCCGGCTCACCACCTTCGGGCTTCCCGTGGGGCTGGTGAAGATGCTGCTGGCGATGCGGAAGATCCGCCGGCTGCGGCTCATCACCCTGGGCATCAAAGAGGGGTACCGCCGCCGCGGCATCGACGCCATCATGTACCTGGACACGCTGCGCACGGCCCGCAGGCTCGGCTACGAGGGTGGGGAAATCTCCTGGACGCTCGAGGACAATCACCTGGTGAACCGGGCGATCGAGTCCATGGGAGGACAGCGCTCCAAGACCCACCGCATCTACCAGCGTCCGCTCTGA
- a CDS encoding NAD-dependent epimerase/dehydratase family protein, translating to MHFLLTGGTGFIGQRLARRIIERGDTLTVLVRRTSKRGPLEALGARFADGDLLTGQGLTEAVKGVDCVLHLAGVTKARNEEGYIQGNTEGTRRLARAMAELPQPPRLVFCSSLAAAGPSVPGQPRREEETPAPVSRYGRSKLGGEAAVRELCDKVPSVIVRPPIVYGPGDQEFLPALLPMARLGLVLKSGLGPKHYSLIHVDDLCTALLAAAERGQTMRKDAPEVGVYMVSDGTEYRWEDFCATLAEALGRTPPLVLSVPEALSYVVGLGSELAARVRGTVPMLSRDKVREMRCAAWTCSPDRAAKELGFTPAIPLAQGLQSALAASK from the coding sequence GTGCACTTTCTCCTCACGGGTGGTACTGGGTTCATTGGCCAGCGGCTCGCACGCCGCATCATCGAGCGGGGCGACACGCTCACCGTGCTCGTGCGCCGCACCTCAAAGCGCGGCCCGCTGGAGGCCCTGGGCGCACGCTTCGCCGACGGCGACCTGCTCACCGGCCAGGGGCTCACCGAGGCGGTGAAGGGCGTGGACTGCGTGCTCCACCTGGCCGGCGTCACCAAGGCCCGCAACGAGGAGGGCTACATCCAGGGCAACACCGAGGGCACCCGGCGGCTGGCGCGCGCCATGGCGGAATTGCCCCAGCCTCCCCGGCTCGTCTTCTGCTCGTCCCTGGCGGCGGCGGGCCCCTCCGTGCCGGGGCAGCCCCGGCGCGAGGAAGAGACCCCTGCCCCCGTGTCCCGCTACGGCCGCAGCAAGCTGGGCGGCGAGGCGGCGGTGCGCGAGCTCTGCGACAAGGTGCCCTCCGTCATCGTCCGCCCGCCCATCGTCTACGGGCCCGGGGACCAGGAGTTCCTGCCCGCCCTGCTGCCCATGGCGCGGCTGGGGCTGGTGCTCAAGAGCGGCCTGGGGCCGAAGCACTACTCGCTCATCCACGTGGATGATCTCTGCACGGCGCTGCTCGCCGCGGCCGAGCGCGGCCAGACGATGCGCAAGGACGCGCCCGAGGTGGGCGTCTACATGGTGTCGGACGGCACCGAGTACCGGTGGGAGGACTTCTGCGCGACGCTGGCGGAGGCCCTGGGCCGCACGCCGCCCCTGGTGCTGTCCGTGCCCGAGGCCCTCAGCTACGTGGTGGGGCTGGGCTCGGAGCTGGCCGCGCGGGTGCGGGGCACGGTGCCCATGCTCAGCCGCGACAAGGTCCGCGAGATGCGGTGCGCGGCGTGGACCTGCTCTCCGGACCGGGCGGCGAAGGAGCTGGGCTTCACGCCCGCCATTCCGCTCGCCCAGGGACTGCAGAGCGCCCTGGCCGCCTCGAAGTGA